A region from the Triticum urartu cultivar G1812 chromosome 1, Tu2.1, whole genome shotgun sequence genome encodes:
- the LOC125537525 gene encoding transcription factor BHLH133-like: MEAAECSSIWGSLDAICEESEMIAHLQSVLWCGSDSDANLCSSENDSTTASFDLLVDDLGSANERNTGIKRKMQVDEQSDHHNEVPVALSTARKSGNKSRAAMDSQSNYAKRRRHKINERLRVLQHLIPNGTKVDISTMLEEAVQYVKFLHLQIKLLSSDEMWRYAPLAYDGVNIRLPHLDSLAHE, encoded by the exons ATGGAGGCGGCAGAATGTTCATCAATTTGGGGTTCTCTCGATGCAATCTGTGAGGAGTCGGAGATGATTGCGCATTTGCAGTCAGTGCTCTGGTGCGGCAGTGATTCTGATGCAAACCTCTGCTCCTCCGAAAATGATAGCACAACAGCTTCTTTTGATCTCCTAGTGGATGACCTCGGTTCAGCGAATGAGAGGAACACTGGTATCAAGAGAAAGATGCAAGTGGATGAACAGAGCGATCATCACAATGAAGTCCCTGTGGCTCTCTCG ACTGCAAGGAAGAGCGGTAACAAGTCAAGAGCTGCAATGGACTCACAAAGTAACTATGCAAAG AGAAGAAGGCATAAGATCAATGAGAGGCTGAGAGTACTGCAGCACCTGATCCCTAACGGCACAAAG GTTGACATAAGCACAATGTTGGAGGAAGCAGTCCAGTATGTCAAGTTTCTGCATCTGCAGATCAAG CTCTTGAGCTCCGATGAAATGTGGAGGTACGCTCCTCTCGCCTACGATGGCGTCAACATCAGGCTCCCCCATCTGGATTCTCTGGCTCATGAATGA